A portion of the Intestinibacillus sp. Marseille-P6563 genome contains these proteins:
- a CDS encoding TIGR02452 family protein, whose translation MNRKEQNIAIFEDSMDWIGHEPALSDAVQKSIMHTVLYPAQQMPDLPEISKSSKTKVTVTPQRTFEAAQDLLIRNPGSRAAVLNFASATNPGGGVTRGSSAQEEALCRCSTLYPCLTTTELDKGY comes from the coding sequence ATGAACAGAAAAGAACAGAATATCGCCATATTCGAGGACTCGATGGACTGGATCGGACACGAGCCGGCGCTTTCTGATGCCGTGCAGAAAAGCATCATGCATACCGTCCTCTATCCGGCGCAGCAGATGCCTGACCTGCCGGAGATCAGCAAAAGCAGCAAGACCAAAGTCACCGTCACCCCACAGCGGACGTTCGAGGCAGCGCAGGATCTCCTGATCCGCAATCCGGGAAGCCGTGCAGCGGTACTGAATTTTGCCTCTGCGACCAATCCCGGCGGCGGCGTCACCCGGGGCAGCAGTGCACAGGAGGAAGCCCTGTGCCGGTGCTCGACGCTCTATCCCTGCCTGACAACAACCGAACTGGACAAGGGATATTAA
- a CDS encoding TniQ family protein — MLTYFPTPYPDELWYSVISRYLVRSGVKNSAPVLFELYGQYKIPLELFPSTGPYRIAQKLPVGVIDCKTILLEHTLLPYLTRFFSEDKKAQALDSLMKGSPAESLYFVSNEWQGLQYCPICYREDSQRYGEPYWHREHQISLMPLCPKHKCRLLRYEASHQTIKSKLIPLCSIQCENTDLIVEKWETQLTDILNTFLTLP, encoded by the coding sequence GTGTTGACCTACTTTCCGACACCATACCCGGATGAGTTGTGGTATAGCGTAATAAGCAGGTATTTGGTCAGATCCGGAGTGAAAAATTCTGCACCGGTGTTATTTGAATTATATGGACAGTATAAAATACCCCTTGAGTTGTTCCCAAGTACAGGGCCGTATCGGATAGCGCAGAAACTTCCGGTAGGCGTGATTGACTGCAAAACCATACTGCTGGAACATACTTTGCTGCCCTACCTGACCCGTTTTTTCTCAGAGGATAAAAAAGCACAAGCCTTGGATTCGCTGATGAAAGGCAGTCCAGCGGAATCACTTTACTTTGTTTCTAATGAATGGCAAGGGCTGCAATACTGTCCGATTTGCTATCGTGAAGACTCGCAGAGGTATGGGGAGCCGTATTGGCACAGGGAACATCAAATTTCGCTTATGCCACTGTGTCCAAAGCATAAATGCCGGCTATTGCGATATGAGGCCTCACATCAGACGATAAAGAGCAAGTTGATCCCGCTTTGTTCCATTCAATGCGAAAATACAGATTTGATTGTAGAGAAATGGGAAACACAGCTTACTGATATATTAAACACCTTTCTGACATTGCCTTAA
- a CDS encoding AAA family ATPase, which translates to MNQYPKTAVVQAQYSGQQRGNPFLEAMPSVMSYKMLMDEIASSPLIPVQLPEMSLEERRMSIPRLNSLFIPMDYMYTIYDTLYRSMLSSYSNLSLVETIRQQNAIFMDQQSERFSTQAESCSILGVPGIGKTSTIRRCLHLIPQVIEHTQYRNEPFYCKQVLYLMVECPSDCSVKTLAYSIFAALDKALGSNYLERTMHAKSMSVSAATTQIKILCMTHHVGMILVDEIQNAVTTARRQGQVKPLIKFLVELTNDTSTGVCFVGTDLAEEIFTEQEHLRRRTRGLRLTPMKPDAGYRKFITSVWQYQFTRAHAPLTDKLANKIYDLSGGIPAYVTAIFRESQVHALMCGEKCITDQCIQYAADVLGLHVPKTYAKGTSISEIQLQCDESLHDNEESRLKESAIRESLTLPDNQVIITDAQAGNPDTLQCKRLYANKRGRKAVQRDTDDLLVAFSKGVDLVEFIIPNGLAESRDTEC; encoded by the coding sequence ATGAACCAATACCCTAAGACAGCCGTAGTGCAAGCCCAATACAGTGGGCAGCAACGGGGGAATCCCTTTTTGGAAGCAATGCCTTCGGTCATGTCATACAAAATGCTGATGGATGAAATAGCATCCAGCCCCTTGATACCCGTTCAATTGCCGGAAATGTCATTGGAAGAGCGGCGCATGTCAATACCCAGGCTCAACAGCCTTTTCATTCCGATGGACTATATGTATACCATCTATGATACACTGTATCGGTCCATGCTAAGCTCCTACTCCAACCTCTCTTTGGTTGAAACGATAAGGCAGCAAAATGCCATTTTCATGGACCAACAATCTGAGCGCTTCTCAACACAGGCGGAGAGCTGTTCCATCTTAGGCGTGCCGGGGATAGGAAAAACGTCGACGATCAGGCGCTGCCTCCATCTGATCCCTCAGGTAATAGAGCATACACAGTATAGAAATGAGCCCTTTTATTGTAAACAGGTGCTGTATCTCATGGTCGAATGTCCGTCCGATTGCTCGGTCAAGACGCTTGCATACAGCATCTTTGCAGCTCTTGATAAGGCGCTGGGATCAAACTATCTGGAGAGGACAATGCACGCCAAAAGCATGTCTGTCAGTGCGGCTACGACGCAGATAAAAATCCTGTGCATGACGCATCATGTAGGGATGATTTTGGTAGATGAAATACAAAACGCTGTAACAACAGCGCGTCGTCAGGGCCAGGTAAAGCCTCTGATCAAATTCCTGGTGGAGCTGACAAACGACACGAGTACCGGCGTTTGTTTTGTTGGGACCGATCTTGCGGAAGAAATATTTACAGAACAAGAGCATTTGAGACGACGGACAAGAGGGCTCCGGCTGACACCTATGAAACCAGATGCAGGATACCGCAAATTCATCACATCTGTTTGGCAGTATCAATTTACGAGGGCACATGCACCGCTGACAGATAAGCTGGCAAACAAAATCTATGACCTGTCAGGTGGAATACCTGCATATGTAACGGCAATATTTCGTGAAAGCCAGGTACATGCGCTTATGTGCGGGGAAAAATGTATTACCGACCAATGCATCCAGTACGCCGCAGATGTGTTAGGGCTGCATGTGCCTAAGACGTATGCAAAAGGCACCTCTATCTCTGAAATTCAATTGCAATGCGATGAGTCGTTACACGACAATGAAGAAAGTCGTCTGAAAGAATCGGCCATTCGTGAAAGCCTAACCCTGCCGGATAATCAGGTAATCATCACTGATGCGCAAGCCGGGAACCCTGACACATTACAGTGTAAAAGATTGTATGCGAACAAACGAGGGCGTAAAGCAGTACAAAGGGATACGGATGATCTGCTTGTCGCTTTTTCGAAGGGCGTTGATTTGGTCGAATTTATTATCCCAAACGGGCTGGCGGAGAGCAGGGATACGGAGTGTTGA
- a CDS encoding integrase catalytic domain-containing protein — protein sequence MATFYEARDSGRLFNLLLKEDAGGWLISYDEPAAPFLVHWPALEVQYIRAQTPLEYEKYACDAASTPARKYRIEMISPLLEDNTCITDKKTRKAKAQEIAEKYAVSIRRVLRVYYRYLATRVLTAEKRRSPVDKPDFDWAIRTFYYSSKRLSLRAAYESMLLAKYSDPKGGLKDHYPSWRSFERYYYARGYNRDPGRFIAREGKSAYERNRRPIWGTAKGWRTSVGSYQMDATQADIYLVSRSDRSTVIGRPYIYLAVDTASQIIAGVYIGFDAGLKSVISCLANAARDKKEFCAEYGIDIAEEQWPSKGIPYEIITDQGREFIGEGMDSFCMRYGTELHVLPPFRPDQKGIVEKTFDLLQARYKPLLRGKGVIEADAQERWAADYRKQAVLTIDEFTAVVINCIINLNSGRLLASGKTASQTWMHMPNRLLQVDSEEVYHMGLAQMEAKISRKGIGHNGFWYTPNPECQLRIGDKCRIAVDSDHIDTIFIVVNNRFYPCSLTPSCQEFLGMDAVEAQVIKQQISIRRKRNEVSELNANIQLMDSITNIVNHAMEGHFPR from the coding sequence ATGGCTACTTTTTACGAAGCAAGAGATTCCGGGCGTTTGTTTAACTTGTTGCTGAAAGAAGATGCAGGTGGGTGGCTCATCTCCTACGACGAACCGGCAGCGCCCTTTTTGGTGCATTGGCCAGCATTGGAGGTGCAGTACATCCGCGCACAGACACCTTTGGAATATGAGAAGTACGCATGTGACGCAGCCTCAACACCGGCAAGAAAATACCGGATAGAGATGATCTCGCCATTGCTGGAGGACAACACCTGCATCACCGACAAAAAAACGCGGAAAGCCAAGGCGCAGGAAATAGCTGAAAAATACGCAGTATCAATACGCCGGGTTCTTCGTGTGTATTATCGCTATCTTGCGACCAGAGTGTTAACTGCGGAGAAAAGGAGAAGCCCTGTTGATAAGCCTGACTTTGATTGGGCAATACGTACATTTTATTACTCGTCAAAACGCCTGTCTTTACGGGCGGCTTATGAATCCATGCTCCTTGCGAAATATTCGGATCCCAAGGGGGGACTAAAGGATCATTACCCATCTTGGCGAAGCTTTGAAAGGTATTATTATGCGCGCGGCTATAACAGAGACCCCGGCAGATTTATTGCGCGGGAAGGAAAGTCGGCATATGAAAGGAATCGGCGGCCTATATGGGGGACGGCAAAGGGCTGGCGGACATCTGTAGGATCTTATCAGATGGATGCTACGCAGGCAGATATCTATCTCGTATCACGGTCAGACCGGAGCACTGTTATTGGCCGCCCATACATCTATCTGGCGGTAGACACAGCTTCGCAAATCATTGCCGGTGTTTATATCGGCTTTGACGCAGGTCTGAAATCAGTTATCTCATGCCTGGCAAATGCTGCCCGGGATAAGAAAGAATTTTGTGCAGAATACGGGATCGATATAGCGGAGGAACAATGGCCGAGCAAAGGCATCCCGTATGAGATTATCACAGATCAGGGAAGAGAATTCATCGGAGAGGGGATGGACAGTTTCTGCATGCGGTATGGTACAGAACTGCATGTGCTGCCGCCATTCAGGCCCGACCAAAAGGGGATTGTCGAAAAGACCTTTGACCTGCTTCAAGCGCGCTATAAGCCGCTGCTCCGCGGGAAAGGCGTTATAGAGGCAGACGCACAGGAACGATGGGCAGCTGACTACAGAAAACAAGCCGTGCTCACCATAGATGAGTTCACTGCTGTCGTTATCAACTGCATTATAAATCTAAACAGCGGTCGGCTCCTTGCATCCGGAAAAACTGCATCACAAACATGGATGCACATGCCGAACCGGTTGCTGCAGGTTGACAGCGAGGAAGTGTACCATATGGGGTTAGCCCAGATGGAAGCCAAGATATCGCGAAAAGGTATTGGCCACAATGGGTTCTGGTACACTCCCAATCCGGAATGCCAGCTGCGCATTGGAGATAAATGCAGAATTGCAGTTGACTCAGATCATATTGACACGATCTTCATTGTGGTGAATAATCGGTTCTACCCTTGCAGCTTAACGCCTTCCTGTCAGGAGTTTTTGGGCATGGATGCTGTCGAAGCACAAGTGATCAAACAACAGATCAGTATAAGGCGGAAACGCAATGAAGTGAGTGAGCTGAACGCCAACATACAACTGATGGACTCGATCACGAATATTGTCAATCATGCGATGGAAGGCCATTTTCCAAGATGA
- the gatB gene encoding Asp-tRNA(Asn)/Glu-tRNA(Gln) amidotransferase subunit GatB, producing MKYEAVIGLEVHAELSTESKIYCSCSAKFGAGINTHTCPVCTGMPGALPVLNKQVVHYAAKMGLATGCTINRLCKADRKNYFYPDLPKAYQISQFDVPICENGEVFFYVNGEKKSCRLERIHFEEDAGKLLHDEIDGTVVDFNRCGVPLIEMVTKPDLHSSAEAKEFLEMIKTTLSYLDICDCKMEEGSIRCDVNVSIRPEGSQELGTRVEMKNINTFSGAVRAIDYEIARQIDVVEHGGEIQQETRRWDDVKLKNTVMRTKEDAQDYRYFPDPDLIAVEIDDAWYKQIESEIPELPISRYERYCNEYGMTAMEARQLMDSFPKASLLDAAAASGKVKPKAAANWILSDISKYLNDKEVELEDTRLTADKLVDLICLIDSGTISGAAGKKVLVQLFETDESAEQTVERLGLKQVSDEGAILALVQDVLAKNPKTIEDYKGGKKNVTGFLVGQCMKASKGQGNPQIINKLLAQELAKL from the coding sequence ATGAAATACGAAGCCGTCATTGGCCTGGAAGTACATGCGGAATTGTCCACAGAAAGTAAGATCTATTGCTCCTGTTCGGCAAAATTTGGTGCAGGAATCAATACTCACACTTGCCCGGTCTGCACTGGTATGCCGGGTGCGCTGCCTGTTTTAAATAAGCAGGTCGTTCACTATGCAGCTAAGATGGGTCTGGCAACCGGCTGCACGATCAACCGTCTTTGTAAGGCAGACCGTAAGAATTATTTCTATCCCGATCTTCCGAAAGCATACCAGATTTCGCAGTTCGATGTGCCGATTTGCGAAAATGGCGAAGTATTCTTCTATGTAAATGGGGAGAAGAAGTCCTGTCGTTTGGAACGCATCCATTTTGAAGAAGACGCTGGCAAGCTGCTCCATGACGAGATCGACGGTACCGTGGTTGACTTTAACCGCTGTGGCGTGCCGCTGATTGAAATGGTTACCAAGCCTGACCTGCATTCTTCGGCAGAAGCCAAAGAATTTCTGGAAATGATTAAGACAACGTTGTCTTATCTGGACATCTGTGACTGTAAGATGGAAGAAGGCTCCATCCGTTGCGACGTAAACGTTTCCATTCGCCCGGAAGGTTCTCAGGAACTCGGAACCCGTGTGGAGATGAAAAATATCAATACCTTCTCTGGTGCCGTTCGCGCAATCGACTACGAGATTGCACGCCAGATCGATGTTGTGGAGCATGGCGGAGAAATTCAGCAGGAAACCCGTCGCTGGGATGACGTGAAGCTGAAGAACACGGTCATGCGTACCAAGGAAGATGCACAGGATTATCGTTACTTCCCGGATCCGGATTTGATTGCTGTGGAAATCGATGATGCTTGGTACAAGCAAATCGAAAGTGAAATCCCGGAACTTCCGATTTCCCGCTATGAGCGCTATTGCAATGAATATGGTATGACGGCAATGGAAGCTCGTCAGCTCATGGATTCGTTCCCCAAGGCCAGCCTGCTCGATGCCGCTGCGGCTTCTGGCAAGGTAAAGCCCAAGGCTGCTGCGAACTGGATTCTGTCCGACATCTCCAAGTATCTCAACGATAAGGAAGTTGAGCTGGAAGATACTCGTCTGACCGCGGATAAGCTCGTCGATTTGATCTGCCTGATCGATTCGGGTACCATTTCGGGTGCAGCTGGTAAAAAAGTGCTGGTTCAGCTTTTCGAAACCGATGAATCGGCCGAACAGACCGTAGAGCGTCTGGGTCTTAAGCAGGTATCGGATGAAGGGGCCATTCTGGCTCTGGTACAGGATGTACTGGCCAAGAATCCCAAGACCATTGAGGACTATAAGGGCGGTAAGAAGAATGTTACCGGCTTCTTAGTTGGCCAGTGCATGAAGGCCTCCAAGGGGCAGGGCAACCCGCAGATCATCAATAAATTGTTAGCACAGGAACTGGCTAAGCTTTAA
- the gatA gene encoding Asp-tRNA(Asn)/Glu-tRNA(Gln) amidotransferase subunit GatA, with protein sequence MELFKKTASELSSMLQAKEISSVELTKDLLARTEAVEGKVQGYVTRTPELALAQAEQVDQKRAAGEELSALAGIPLAIKDNICTKGTLTTCASKMLYNFNPPYNATVVEKLSVHDVVMMGKANMDEFAMGSSCENSAMHPTYNPHDLSRVPGGSSGGSAAVVAAGEVPLSLGSDTGGSIRQPASFCGVVGLKPTYGAVSRYGLIAFASSLDQIGPFGRSVEDVAMLLDAITAHDPRHDSTSVQVPFAGTTRANLNPDMAGMKIGLPTEYFGEGISEDVRKNVLAAADAYRAMGAEVFEISLPLSEYALPIYYILSSAEASSNLARFDGVKYGYRTPHAEEDLIALYTKSRSEGFGQEVQRRIMLGTYVLSSGYYDAYYKKARAAQRKIKAEFAAAFEKCDVILTPVAPTTAYPVGSKTTNPLEMYAGDICTVSLNIAGLPGLVQPCGFDANHMPVGMQLIGPRFGEQKLLNAGLAFEQAAGIKNLVAEL encoded by the coding sequence ATGGAATTATTTAAAAAGACAGCATCGGAACTTTCGTCCATGCTTCAAGCAAAAGAAATCAGCTCGGTCGAGCTGACCAAAGATCTGCTGGCCCGTACCGAAGCCGTAGAGGGCAAAGTGCAGGGATATGTGACCCGTACACCCGAATTAGCGCTTGCACAGGCCGAGCAGGTTGACCAAAAGCGTGCCGCCGGGGAGGAACTCTCGGCTTTGGCCGGTATTCCGCTTGCAATCAAAGACAATATTTGTACCAAGGGCACTCTGACGACCTGTGCTTCCAAAATGCTGTACAACTTCAACCCGCCTTACAATGCAACGGTCGTTGAAAAGTTGTCGGTACATGATGTCGTTATGATGGGTAAGGCGAACATGGACGAATTTGCTATGGGCTCGTCTTGCGAAAATTCGGCTATGCATCCGACGTATAACCCGCATGATCTGTCCCGTGTACCAGGCGGCTCTTCGGGCGGCTCGGCTGCTGTTGTAGCAGCTGGTGAAGTACCGCTGTCGCTCGGTTCGGATACTGGCGGTTCGATTCGCCAGCCGGCATCGTTCTGCGGCGTTGTTGGCTTGAAGCCCACCTATGGTGCCGTATCCCGTTATGGCCTGATCGCTTTTGCTTCTTCGCTGGATCAGATCGGTCCGTTTGGCCGCAGCGTTGAGGACGTGGCAATGCTGTTGGATGCCATTACGGCGCATGATCCCCGTCACGATTCCACCTCGGTACAGGTGCCGTTTGCGGGAACGACGCGCGCTAATCTCAATCCGGATATGGCTGGTATGAAGATCGGCCTGCCGACCGAATACTTCGGTGAGGGCATCTCGGAAGATGTTCGGAAAAATGTACTTGCTGCTGCCGATGCGTATAGGGCAATGGGCGCCGAAGTGTTTGAAATTTCTCTGCCGCTTTCGGAGTATGCGCTGCCGATTTACTATATCCTGTCCTCCGCGGAGGCTTCTTCCAATTTGGCTCGCTTTGATGGCGTGAAGTATGGTTACCGTACCCCGCACGCAGAGGAAGATCTGATTGCTCTGTACACCAAATCGCGTTCGGAAGGCTTTGGTCAGGAAGTGCAGCGCCGCATTATGCTGGGCACCTATGTGCTTTCTTCTGGCTATTATGACGCCTATTACAAAAAGGCTCGCGCCGCACAGCGCAAGATCAAGGCAGAGTTTGCCGCAGCATTTGAAAAGTGCGACGTCATCCTGACCCCGGTTGCACCGACTACGGCTTATCCGGTTGGCTCCAAGACCACCAATCCGCTGGAAATGTATGCGGGCGATATTTGTACGGTTTCGCTCAACATCGCAGGTCTGCCGGGCTTGGTACAGCCATGCGGTTTCGATGCGAACCATATGCCGGTCGGTATGCAGCTGATTGGTCCGCGCTTCGGCGAACAGAAGCTGCTCAACGCTGGTCTGGCGTTTGAGCAGGCAGCAGGTATTAAGAACCTGGTTGCCGAACTATAA
- the gatC gene encoding Asp-tRNA(Asn)/Glu-tRNA(Gln) amidotransferase subunit GatC: MAIERKEIEHIAQLARLDIGGENFDHLAEDMQGIVAMVDQLQALDLGDVTDVIDTERKNAFHEDVAVQEFTPEELIAPNAPDFQAGGVAVPRVVE; this comes from the coding sequence ATGGCAATCGAACGGAAAGAAATTGAGCATATCGCACAGCTTGCGCGATTAGATATCGGCGGTGAAAATTTTGATCACCTTGCCGAAGATATGCAGGGGATTGTTGCCATGGTCGATCAGCTGCAGGCTCTGGATTTGGGAGATGTCACCGATGTGATCGATACCGAGCGTAAAAATGCATTCCACGAGGATGTTGCTGTACAGGAATTTACGCCGGAAGAATTGATTGCACCCAATGCGCCAGACTTCCAAGCTGGCGGCGTTGCCGTTCCGCGCGTTGTGGAATAA
- the ligA gene encoding NAD-dependent DNA ligase LigA, whose translation MDIFEEITKLREQLQYHNRKYYDEDAPEISDYDYDMMQRKLRTLEAAHPDFITPESPTQRIGGHASDKFSKVVHAYPLESLQDVFSFEELQDFYTRVENVTEQTEYVVELKIDGLSVALEYQDGVFVRGATRGDGQVGEDVTENLMTIADIPHILQNAPPRLIVRGEVYMPRYVFEELNAELELQEKPLLANPRNAAAGSLRQKDSKITASRKLSIFCFNIQNSEELPLQSHTESLDYLKKLGFPVSPYYPLFSDPKDVQQEIERMGELRGELDFDIDGAVIKVNSFAQREALGSTAKFPRWAAAYKYPPEIKETLLEDIVISVGRTGVLTPNAVLRPVHLAGTTVSRATLHNRDFIREMDVRVGDTVLVRKAGEIIPEIIGVQKEKRPPEAVPFEMPSVCPACGAPVFHDEEEAAIRCTGVECPAQLLRNLMHFASRDAMDIDGCGQAVLQSLIDAKYVHSAADLYYLSVDDIMALERKKEKSANNLISSIEQSKSRDLSRLLFAFGIRHVGQKAGKILSNHFGDLDHLLAASLEELTEIRDIGATTAESIVSWREQEQSKHLIERLRAAGVNFQGEKTAKSDELAGKTIVATGSLQLFTRKEINELIESLGGKAAGSVSKKTDFVVAGENAGSKLKKANELGIPVLTEEEFKQLIEKKS comes from the coding sequence ATGGACATTTTTGAGGAAATTACCAAACTGCGAGAGCAGCTACAATATCATAACCGGAAATATTATGATGAAGACGCCCCAGAGATTTCCGATTATGACTATGATATGATGCAGCGAAAACTGCGCACGTTGGAGGCAGCACATCCAGATTTTATTACGCCTGAATCGCCTACCCAACGTATCGGCGGCCATGCAAGCGATAAGTTTTCCAAAGTAGTACATGCTTATCCCTTGGAAAGTCTGCAAGATGTGTTTTCTTTTGAAGAATTGCAGGATTTTTATACGCGGGTCGAAAATGTGACCGAGCAGACTGAATACGTTGTAGAATTGAAAATTGACGGTCTATCGGTCGCGTTGGAATACCAGGACGGTGTGTTTGTGCGCGGCGCAACACGCGGTGATGGCCAAGTCGGTGAGGATGTCACCGAAAATCTCATGACCATTGCTGATATTCCGCACATTTTGCAGAATGCGCCACCGCGTTTGATCGTGCGCGGTGAAGTCTATATGCCCCGGTATGTCTTCGAGGAGCTGAACGCGGAACTGGAATTGCAGGAAAAACCGCTGCTTGCGAACCCACGTAATGCCGCAGCGGGGTCCTTGCGGCAAAAGGATAGTAAAATTACCGCCAGTCGGAAACTCTCGATCTTTTGTTTCAATATCCAGAATAGTGAGGAGCTTCCTCTGCAAAGCCATACCGAATCGCTGGATTATTTGAAAAAGCTTGGATTTCCGGTCAGCCCCTATTATCCGCTGTTTTCTGACCCAAAGGATGTGCAGCAGGAAATCGAACGGATGGGAGAACTGCGCGGAGAACTCGACTTTGACATTGATGGCGCTGTCATTAAAGTAAACTCGTTTGCGCAGCGGGAAGCTTTGGGTTCCACTGCAAAATTTCCGCGTTGGGCAGCGGCCTATAAGTATCCTCCGGAAATCAAGGAAACGCTACTTGAGGATATCGTGATTTCGGTCGGACGTACCGGTGTGCTGACACCAAATGCTGTGTTGCGGCCTGTTCATTTGGCTGGTACGACGGTTTCCCGTGCCACGCTGCACAACCGTGATTTTATCCGGGAGATGGATGTACGCGTTGGAGATACGGTATTAGTCCGCAAAGCGGGTGAAATCATTCCGGAAATTATTGGCGTACAAAAAGAAAAGCGACCGCCAGAAGCTGTACCGTTTGAAATGCCGTCGGTATGCCCAGCTTGTGGGGCACCGGTATTTCACGATGAAGAAGAGGCGGCGATTCGATGCACTGGGGTAGAATGCCCCGCACAGCTTTTGCGAAACTTGATGCATTTTGCTTCTCGCGATGCAATGGATATCGATGGATGCGGACAGGCTGTTTTGCAGTCTTTGATCGATGCCAAGTATGTGCACTCGGCAGCGGATTTGTATTATTTGTCGGTCGATGATATCATGGCACTGGAACGCAAAAAAGAAAAATCAGCGAATAATTTAATTTCCAGCATTGAGCAGAGTAAATCCCGGGATTTGTCACGGCTTTTATTCGCTTTTGGTATTCGGCACGTCGGCCAAAAGGCAGGGAAAATACTTTCCAATCATTTTGGTGATTTGGATCATTTGTTAGCTGCTTCTCTGGAAGAATTGACCGAAATCCGCGATATCGGCGCAACCACAGCGGAGTCCATTGTTTCATGGCGAGAACAGGAACAGTCCAAACATTTGATTGAACGACTGCGCGCCGCAGGCGTAAACTTCCAAGGGGAGAAAACGGCTAAATCGGATGAGTTGGCTGGTAAGACAATCGTAGCGACCGGCAGCTTGCAACTCTTTACGCGAAAAGAAATCAACGAACTGATCGAATCTTTGGGCGGAAAGGCCGCTGGATCGGTTTCGAAAAAAACCGATTTTGTCGTTGCTGGAGAAAATGCTGGTTCTAAACTCAAAAAGGCAAATGAATTGGGTATTCCCGTATTGACGGAAGAAGAATTCAAACAGCTTATAGAAAAGAAATCATAA
- the tyrS gene encoding tyrosine--tRNA ligase: protein MTVFEELKARGLIAQCTNEEKVQDLLDNHQTTFYIGFDATADSLHVGHFLQLVVMSRLQKAGHRPIALIGGGTTMIGDPTGKTDMRKMLTKEEIEHNAECFRKQMRRLVDFTDGKALMMNNADWILKFNYMDFLREVGVHFSVNRMLTAECFKSRLEKGLSFIEFNYMLLQSYDFLHLYRTMDCHLELGGDDQWSNIINGADLIRRVDGKDDAYGLTFTLLTTSEGKKMGKTEKGAVWLDPEKTSPYDFFQYWRNVDDSDVIRCLKLLTFVPLDEIAEFEKLEGAELNKVKERLAYEITSMVHGKEQADQALAAAKSLFEGGAADANMPSTILQDADFTDGMIGVLTLLVKCGLASSNGDARKLIQGGGISIDGEKVSDPKTQLSQDDFADERILKKGKKTYHKVMLEH, encoded by the coding sequence ATGACCGTTTTTGAAGAACTGAAAGCGCGTGGCTTGATCGCGCAATGCACGAATGAAGAAAAAGTACAGGATTTGCTGGATAACCACCAGACAACATTCTATATTGGTTTTGATGCAACCGCAGACAGCCTGCATGTAGGACATTTCTTGCAGCTCGTTGTCATGAGCCGCTTACAAAAAGCCGGCCATCGCCCGATTGCCCTGATTGGTGGCGGTACAACCATGATTGGTGACCCAACCGGCAAGACTGATATGCGTAAAATGCTCACCAAGGAAGAAATCGAGCATAATGCAGAATGCTTCCGCAAGCAGATGCGCCGCTTGGTCGACTTTACGGACGGCAAAGCCTTGATGATGAACAATGCGGATTGGATTTTGAAGTTTAATTACATGGATTTCCTGCGGGAAGTCGGCGTTCATTTCTCGGTCAACCGCATGTTGACGGCTGAGTGCTTCAAATCGCGCCTGGAAAAGGGCCTTAGCTTTATTGAATTTAACTACATGTTGTTGCAGTCTTACGATTTCTTACATCTTTACCGCACAATGGATTGCCACTTGGAACTTGGCGGCGATGACCAGTGGTCCAATATCATCAATGGCGCCGACCTGATCCGTCGTGTGGATGGTAAGGACGATGCCTATGGTTTGACCTTTACACTGCTGACCACATCGGAAGGCAAAAAGATGGGCAAGACCGAAAAGGGTGCTGTCTGGCTCGATCCGGAAAAGACATCCCCCTATGATTTCTTCCAGTACTGGCGTAACGTCGACGATTCGGATGTCATTCGCTGCCTCAAGCTTTTGACCTTTGTGCCGCTGGATGAGATTGCAGAATTCGAAAAGTTGGAAGGCGCCGAGCTCAATAAGGTCAAGGAACGCTTGGCATATGAAATCACCTCCATGGTGCATGGTAAGGAACAAGCCGATCAGGCTCTGGCGGCTGCAAAATCTCTGTTTGAGGGCGGCGCCGCGGATGCCAATATGCCGAGCACCATTTTGCAGGATGCCGACTTTACCGACGGCATGATCGGCGTATTGACCCTTTTGGTTAAGTGCGGCCTGGCTTCGTCGAACGGGGACGCTCGCAAGCTGATTCAGGGCGGTGGTATCTCGATCGACGGCGAAAAGGTAAGCGATCCGAAGACCCAGCTTTCGCAGGATGATTTTGCAGACGAACGCATTCTCAAAAAGGGTAAGAAGACCTACCACAAAGTTATGTTGGAACACTAA